GCTCCACCTGGCTCCGCGGGCCCCTGGCCTCCACGAAGGCGGGATCGGTGGTCACCCAGGCACCCTGGGAAAGAACCTCCACGGGCAAGGTGCGGCTTAAGACCGCCTCCACCCGCCCTTCCACCCGGGCGGGCCGCACCTCCAGGACCTCCACCCCCTGGGGCACCGCCACCCGCACCTCCCGGGCGAAGGCCCCCTCCACCTCGGAGAGGTCCAGGTAAGCGGAGACGGGGGGCGTGCCCTCCACCAAGGGGGCCGGCCCCCGGAGGCGCAGGAGGACCTCCTTAGGGACACCCTCCGCCACCTTCTCCCCTTCCAGGCCCAAAACCCGCAAGGGCACGCTCACCGCCCGCTCCACCACCGGGGCCCTTTCCCTCAGGGAGTACCAGAGGGCTAGGGCCGCCAAAAGGGCCAGGAGGAAGCCGCCCCAGTCACGCACGGACCGCCTCCTTCAAGCGCTCCCGCAGGGCCTCGAGGGCCAACGGGGGGGATAGCCTTCCCCCCTCGGCCAGCCGGATGGCCCCCGTTTCCTCGCTCACCACCAGGACCAAGGCGTCGGAAACCTCGGAAAGCCCCAAAGCGGCCCGGTGCCGGGTGCCCAGGCCCAGCCGGGCCTCGGAAAGGGGGAAGATGCACCCTGCGGCGAAGACCCGGTCCCCCCGGAGGATGGCCCCCCCGTCGTGCAGGGGGGTGCCGGGGTAGAAGAGGGTTTCCAGAAGCCTGGCGGTAAGCCTCGCCTCCAGCACCTCCCCCGTGGCGGCGTACTCCCCCAAGGGGGTGCGCCGCTCTATGGCGATCAGGGCCCCGTAGCGCCGCTCGGAAAGGCGGGCAAGGCCTAGGAGGAGCTCCTCCAAGGCCAAGGAGGCGGCCCGGGGGCCCTGCGTCCGGCCTAGCCGCTCCAAAAGCCCCCTGAGCTCCGGCTGGAAGACCACGACGAGGGCGAAGGCCCCTAAGGTGGCGGCGTTGCCCAAAAGCCAGGACAAGGTGGAAAGCCCAAGGAGGCTAGCCAAGAACCAGACCAGGAGGTAGACCAAAACCCCCCGCACCAGATTTAGGGCCCGGGTGCCAGCGATGAGCCGCCAAAGGTAGTAAAAGAGCACAGCCACCAGGAGGATGTCCAAGAGGTCGCGCCAGGTGAAGGGCATGGCTAGCGGATGGGCGTCCCCGGGCCCTCCCAGGGAAGGCCAAAGAGCCTGGCCCAGGTGGCCCCGAGGTCGGCAAAGGTGTCCCGGGTGCCCAGGTCCCCCTCCACCCCCGGCCCCACCCAAAGAAGCATCCCATATTCCCGGGTGTGGTCGGTGCCGAAGAAGGTGGGGTCGTTTCCATGGTCGGAAACCAGGAAAAGGTGGTCCTCAGGGCCCAAGGCAGCGAGGAGCTGGGGAAGAAAGCGGTCCACCTGGACTAAGGCCTCGCCGTAGCCCAAGGGGTCACGGCGGTGGCCGTACTTGCTGTCAAAGTCCACTAGGTTGACCAAGAGGAGGCCAGAAAAGGGCTCCTGCATGAGGGCCAAGGTCTTTTTCAGGCCGTCGGTGTTGTCCTTGGTCTTCACCTCCCGGGTGAAGCCCCGGTGGGCGTAGATGTCGGGGATCTTCCCCACCCCCACCACCTCGAGGCCCCCCTCCTTCAGCACGTCCAGCACGTTCCTGGGCGGCTCCAGGGCGAAGTCCTTGCGGTGCTCCTCCAGGCGGTAAAAGTTCCCCGGGCTTCCGGCGAAGGGCCGGGCGATGACCCGGGCCACCTGGTACTCGCCCACAAGCATCTCCCGGGCCACCTGGCAAAAGCGGTAGAGCTCCTCCAGGGGCACCACCTCCACGTGGGCCGCCACCTGGAAGACGGAGTCCGCCGAGGTGTAGACGATGGGGTAGCCCGTCTTGAGGTGGGCCTCGCCGTAGTGGCGGATGGCCTCGGTGCCGGAGTAGGGCCGGTTCAACAGCCAGCCCCGAACCCCAATCCGCTCGGCCCAGGCGCGCAGGAGCTCCTCGGGAAAGCCCTCGGGAAAGGTGCGGAAAGGCCTTTCCAGGTAGACGCCCACGAACTCCCAGTGCCCCGTGGTGGTGTCCTTGCCCGGGTTCACCTCCCGCATACGGCCAAACCCCCCCTGGGGGGAGGAAGGCCGCTCCAAGGTATGCACCCCCGGCACAAGGCCCAAGCCCAAGGCGGCGAAGTGGGGAAGGGCGATCCCCGCCTTCAACACCGTGTGGTCCAGGGTGTCCGCCCCCTCGTCCCCGAAGCTGGGGGCATCGGGGAGGTAGCCGAGCCCCACGGAGTCCAGGACAATGGCCGTGACCTTCATCAGGAACGAAGCCCCTCTTCGTCCTCCTCCTCCGCCAAGGCCATGAGCTCCTCCGGGGTCATCTCGGAAAGGGCCCGCACCGCCTGGAACTCCTCCAATAGACCCCGGATCTCCTCCATGGCCTCCTCCAGGGAGAGCTCCCCGTCCTTGTACTCGTCCACCACCTCTTCGATGGCCTCGAGGATCCCCACCGCCGCGCTCGCCTGGGAAAGGGCCTGGGCCATCTCGGAAAGCCTTTCCGCTAGGTCCATGCCCCCATGCTACCCCAAAAGCTCGGCGAGCCGCGAGAGGGCCCGGCCGTACTTCTTGGCGAAGGGCCCGTGGCGGTAGCTTTCCGGGAAGACCTCCTTAAGGGGTACCCCGGAAACGCGCAGGGCCAGGCCCAGGTTGTAGAGCTGGTCCACGAAGTGCACGAAGCGCAGGGCGTCGTTCTGGTCGGGTATGGGGGCGAGGCCCTGAAGGTAGACCGCCTCCAAACCCTCAAAGAGGTAGCGGTAGCGGATGGGGTGCAGGGCGCGGAGGTGGGCGAGGAGCCCGGGGAAGGGGTCCAGGCTTTTGGGCCTGGGGTCTTCCCGGTAAAGGGCCAAAAGGGCTGCATCGCCCAAGGGCTCGGGGAGGCGCTCGGGGTCGCGGTGGCGAAAGTCCTCCCCCTCTATGCGCTCCACGGCGAAGCGCTTGGCCAGGCTTTGGATCTGGTGCTTGAACTGCTCGGCGTTGAAGCGGCCCTCCCCTAAGGCCCCCGGGGGGGTGTTGGAGGTGGTGGCCACCCTCAAGCCCTGGTCCATGGTGAGGGCCAGGAAGTGGGTGGCCATCTGGGCGTTCCCCGGGTCGTCCAGCTCAAACTCGTCCAGGAAAAGGTAGCGAAGTTCGGCGAACCGCCTCGCCCCTTCCCTAAGCCCCATGAGGCCCAGGGTGTAGGTGAGCTCCTCAAAGGTGAGGAAGGCCTTGGGCGGGGGGGCCTCCAGGTAGGCCGCCACCAGGAGGTGGGTCTTCCCCACCCCAAACCCCCCGTCCAGGTAGATCCCCTGGGGCCCCGGCATCCGGGGCCGGAACAGGCCCTTGGGCCGGTCATGCACCCATCTTCGCAGCCTTTCCTTGGCCAAGGCCTGGGAAGGATAGCGGGGGTCGGGCCGGTAGGCGGCAAAGGTGGCCTTCCGGAAGCGGGGCGGGGGCACGAAGCTCGCCAAGAGCCTTTCCAGGTCCACCTCGGGATGGCGGTCCACCAGGCGCATATAGGGCATTCTACGGGGGGTGGTCCTGGGGCGTTCCCTCTGCTACCCTAGAGGGGTATGGTGCGGCTTTACGGCGTCCCGGGGTGCGGCCCCTGTGAAATCGTGAAGATGTTCCTGGCGCAAAAGGGCGTGCCCTTCAGCTTCGTCAACGCCCGCGAGGACCAGGAGGCGGCGAAAAAGGTGGCGGAGCTCGCCGGGAGCCCCACCGCCGGGGTGGTCCTGGAGTGGAACGGCAAGACCGAGGTCATCCGCGGAGTATCCCCCGCCGCCCTGAACGCCTGGTACGCCCGCTACCGGGAAGAAAAGGCCTCCTGAAGCGCTTTTAGGTGGTGGGCCTCGTGATAGGCGGCGGCCCGCACCCAGCCCAAGGCGGTGAGCTCCCCAAAGAAGGGGTGGGGGAAGGTGGCGGGGTGGTGGGGATTGGCCTTCCCGGCCTCCTCCAGGAGAAAGGCCCGGGCCCTTTCCAAAAGGGCAAGCACCTCTTCCTGGGAAAGCCCCCCTTGGGGCCTCACCCCCTCGGGGGCCTGGGGCTTGCCGTCCTTGTACTCCCCGGGCTTCACGGAAACGGGCGGGAGGACTTCCCCTGCCGCCACCCGCCGCAGCCGCCTTAGAACCCGGGCGGTGGACTCCTCCACCAAGGCGATGTGCTCCGCCACCATAAGGGGCGTCCAGGCCCCTTCCCGCAAGGGGCGGGCAAGCCAATCGGGCTCGGCCCCCTGCAAAAGGGCAAGGAGGGCTTTTCGGCTTTCCCCAAGGCGCGAAAGGGCCTCTTCCCAAGTGCCGTAGGCGTCCAGTTCCATACCTCAGGATACCAGGGCGCTCCTCCGCCTGGGGGCGGCCCCAGCTTGAAGACCTCCCCTTCCCTAGGCTCGAGGCGAACGTATGCCAGGCCCTTTGGGAGGAGCGGGAAAAGCGTGGGGTTCGTAGCCGCCCAAAAGGGTTTTCCTGCCCTGCGAGGGGTATAATCCCCCCATGCTCACCCTGGACCTGTCCGGCAAGAAGGCCCTGGTCATGGGGGTCACCAACCAGCGGAGCCTGGGCTTCGCCATCGCCGAAAAGCTAGCGCAAGCGGGAGCCGAGGTGGCCCTAAGCTACCAAGGGGAAAGGATCCGCCCCGAGGCGGAAAAGCTGGCCGAGGCCCTGGGGGGCGCCCTCCTCTTCCAGGCGGACGTGACCCAAGACGCCGAGCTGGACGCCCTTTTCGCCGGCCTGAAAGAGGCCTGGGGAAGCCTGGACTACCTGGTCCACGCCATCGCCTTCGCCCCCCGGGAAGCCATGGAGGGGAGGTACCTGGACACCCGGCGGCAGGACTGGCTTTTGGCCCTGGAGGTTTCCGCCTACTCCCTGGTGGCGGTGGCCCAGCGGGCCGAAGCCCTGCTCAACCCCGGGGGCAGCATCGTCACCCTCACCTACTACGCCAGCGAGAAGGTGGTGCCCAAGTACAACGTCATGGCCATCGCCAAGGCTGCCTTGGAGGCGAGCGTCCGCTACCTGGCCTATGAGCTCGGGCCCAAGGGGGTGCGGGTGAACGCCATCTCCGCTGGCCCCGTGCGCACCGTGGCCGCAAGGAGCATCCCCGGCTTCACCAAGATGTACGACCGGGTGGCCCAGACCGCCCCCCTCAAGCGCAACGTCACCCAGGAGGAGGTGGGCAACCTAGGCCTCTTCCTCCTCTCCCCCTTGGGAAGCGGCATCACCGGGGAGGTCATCTACGTGGACGCGGGGTACCACATCATGGGGATGGAGCTGGAGTAGGGCGCACCTCTTTTTTCTCCCCCACTTCCGCTAGCATGGAGGGGATGAGACGGCCCACGCCCACGGTCTGGGTAGGGCGGGTGCCTGTGGGAAGCGCCCACCCCATCGCCGTGCAGTCCATGACCAACACCCCCACCGCCGACATAGAGGCCACCTTTCGCCAGGTGGCGGAGCTCTACCGGGCGGGAAGCGAGATCGTTCGCCTTAC
This genomic stretch from Thermus sp. LT1-2-5 harbors:
- a CDS encoding enoyl-ACP reductase; this translates as MLTLDLSGKKALVMGVTNQRSLGFAIAEKLAQAGAEVALSYQGERIRPEAEKLAEALGGALLFQADVTQDAELDALFAGLKEAWGSLDYLVHAIAFAPREAMEGRYLDTRRQDWLLALEVSAYSLVAVAQRAEALLNPGGSIVTLTYYASEKVVPKYNVMAIAKAALEASVRYLAYELGPKGVRVNAISAGPVRTVAARSIPGFTKMYDRVAQTAPLKRNVTQEEVGNLGLFLLSPLGSGITGEVIYVDAGYHIMGMELE
- a CDS encoding glutaredoxin family protein, producing the protein MVRLYGVPGCGPCEIVKMFLAQKGVPFSFVNAREDQEAAKKVAELAGSPTAGVVLEWNGKTEVIRGVSPAALNAWYARYREEKAS
- the zapE gene encoding cell division protein ZapE translates to MRLVDRHPEVDLERLLASFVPPPRFRKATFAAYRPDPRYPSQALAKERLRRWVHDRPKGLFRPRMPGPQGIYLDGGFGVGKTHLLVAAYLEAPPPKAFLTFEELTYTLGLMGLREGARRFAELRYLFLDEFELDDPGNAQMATHFLALTMDQGLRVATTSNTPPGALGEGRFNAEQFKHQIQSLAKRFAVERIEGEDFRHRDPERLPEPLGDAALLALYREDPRPKSLDPFPGLLAHLRALHPIRYRYLFEGLEAVYLQGLAPIPDQNDALRFVHFVDQLYNLGLALRVSGVPLKEVFPESYRHGPFAKKYGRALSRLAELLG
- the cdaA gene encoding diadenylate cyclase CdaA, with the protein product MPFTWRDLLDILLVAVLFYYLWRLIAGTRALNLVRGVLVYLLVWFLASLLGLSTLSWLLGNAATLGAFALVVVFQPELRGLLERLGRTQGPRAASLALEELLLGLARLSERRYGALIAIERRTPLGEYAATGEVLEARLTARLLETLFYPGTPLHDGGAILRGDRVFAAGCIFPLSEARLGLGTRHRAALGLSEVSDALVLVVSEETGAIRLAEGGRLSPPLALEALRERLKEAVRA
- a CDS encoding phosphopentomutase codes for the protein MKVTAIVLDSVGLGYLPDAPSFGDEGADTLDHTVLKAGIALPHFAALGLGLVPGVHTLERPSSPQGGFGRMREVNPGKDTTTGHWEFVGVYLERPFRTFPEGFPEELLRAWAERIGVRGWLLNRPYSGTEAIRHYGEAHLKTGYPIVYTSADSVFQVAAHVEVVPLEELYRFCQVAREMLVGEYQVARVIARPFAGSPGNFYRLEEHRKDFALEPPRNVLDVLKEGGLEVVGVGKIPDIYAHRGFTREVKTKDNTDGLKKTLALMQEPFSGLLLVNLVDFDSKYGHRRDPLGYGEALVQVDRFLPQLLAALGPEDHLFLVSDHGNDPTFFGTDHTREYGMLLWVGPGVEGDLGTRDTFADLGATWARLFGLPWEGPGTPIR
- a CDS encoding DinB family protein, with amino-acid sequence MELDAYGTWEEALSRLGESRKALLALLQGAEPDWLARPLREGAWTPLMVAEHIALVEESTARVLRRLRRVAAGEVLPPVSVKPGEYKDGKPQAPEGVRPQGGLSQEEVLALLERARAFLLEEAGKANPHHPATFPHPFFGELTALGWVRAAAYHEAHHLKALQEAFSSR